The following are encoded in a window of Solibacillus sp. FSL R7-0668 genomic DNA:
- a CDS encoding GrpB family protein, giving the protein MKVRLSEYDENWRRMFEEEAQFLRELFSDEIIEIEHFGSTSVPGMKAKPVIDMMCLVQDIKKMDAFNVQMKLLGYDVAGEWGIPGRRLFRKGGETRTHHIHVYQYDNLQIKRHLVLRDYLKKHPEEVKQYSSLKEELAQRFEDTAYYSKAKKPYVNELEQRALNWFE; this is encoded by the coding sequence TTGAAAGTCCGTCTGTCAGAGTATGATGAAAATTGGAGACGAATGTTCGAAGAGGAAGCTCAATTTTTAAGAGAACTATTTAGTGATGAAATTATTGAAATTGAACATTTTGGTAGCACCTCTGTACCAGGCATGAAGGCAAAACCTGTTATTGACATGATGTGCCTTGTTCAGGACATCAAGAAAATGGATGCGTTCAATGTTCAAATGAAATTGCTTGGATATGATGTTGCAGGTGAATGGGGCATACCCGGCAGACGACTATTTAGAAAAGGTGGAGAAACGAGAACCCATCATATCCATGTTTATCAGTACGATAATCTTCAAATTAAACGACATTTGGTGCTACGAGATTATTTAAAAAAGCATCCAGAAGAGGTTAAACAATATAGTAGTTTGAAAGAAGAATTGGCTCAACGCTTTGAAGATACGGCTTACTACAGCAAAGCGAAAAAACCTTACGTGAATGAATTGGAACAACGGGCATTGAATTGGTTTGAATAA
- a CDS encoding YibE/F family protein codes for MPSLQPLYQKTSWQQRLFTLVLIVLFIGSLVFVHHNYAFYKSTIAEVVDVTIVSTTNVEDNFQNKDVLYTQQLIAKVKNGVEKGTLIHLTNDYSKSQAFDQKFEVGSEVFVSFDTQLQASQEQSGTITGVKRDKYLVLIAWVFIFVLLLVGKRQGLLSVLSLAFNAAILWFALDIYIQSANQSLLWICGASVIVFTVVSLLLVNGRNEKTFSAIIATLIGTFTSLLITYIALVITGENGLRYEELQFISRPYKTVFLAGLIIGALGAVMDVAITMSSSIFGLYEKDPTISVKALTKSGLEIGKDIMGTMTNILFFAYVSGSIPILLLYFKNASTFGYTLSLNLSLELVRALAGGIGIVLTIPIGLYTAIFFVIRKKAQQ; via the coding sequence ATGCCGTCGCTTCAACCGCTCTATCAAAAAACATCCTGGCAACAACGCCTATTTACGCTTGTGCTCATCGTTTTATTCATCGGCTCGCTTGTATTTGTTCATCACAATTATGCCTTCTATAAAAGCACAATTGCAGAGGTGGTTGATGTAACAATAGTCAGTACAACAAATGTAGAAGATAATTTTCAAAACAAAGACGTTTTATATACGCAGCAGTTAATCGCTAAGGTGAAAAACGGTGTTGAAAAAGGCACGCTCATCCATTTAACAAATGACTATTCTAAATCTCAAGCATTTGACCAAAAGTTTGAGGTAGGCAGCGAAGTATTCGTTTCATTCGATACACAATTGCAAGCAAGTCAGGAGCAAAGCGGTACGATTACTGGTGTGAAGCGGGATAAATATTTAGTCCTCATTGCATGGGTATTTATTTTTGTACTGCTGCTCGTCGGCAAAAGACAAGGTTTATTATCGGTTTTAAGTTTAGCCTTTAACGCGGCGATCCTTTGGTTTGCACTCGATATTTATATTCAATCGGCCAATCAAAGTTTATTATGGATTTGTGGGGCTAGCGTTATTGTATTTACCGTCGTTTCTCTATTACTCGTAAATGGTCGAAACGAAAAAACATTCTCTGCGATAATTGCCACATTGATTGGGACGTTTACATCGCTTCTCATTACATATATCGCTTTAGTCATTACGGGCGAAAATGGCCTTCGTTATGAGGAATTGCAGTTTATATCGCGCCCGTATAAAACGGTCTTTTTAGCAGGCTTAATTATCGGCGCTTTAGGGGCTGTCATGGATGTTGCGATTACGATGTCTTCTTCGATTTTTGGGTTGTATGAAAAAGACCCGACGATCTCAGTTAAAGCTCTTACAAAATCAGGCTTGGAAATCGGAAAGGATATTATGGGTACAATGACGAATATTTTGTTCTTTGCCTATGTTAGTGGATCGATCCCTATCCTATTACTTTATTTCAAAAATGCGTCTACGTTTGGCTATACACTTTCACTGAATCTATCTCTTGAGTTAGTACGTGCACTAGCAGGTGGCATTGGAATTGTCCTTACGATTCCAATTGGTCTTTATACCGCAATATTTTTTGTGATTAGAAAGAAGGCGCAGCAATGA
- a CDS encoding class I SAM-dependent methyltransferase, with translation MLSNQGFNLWADEYDKTVQLSEENNLYPFAGYKEVLNVIFNEVMQKDNSEILDIGFGTGVLTSKLYANGHQIDGVDFSSKMIAIAQSTMPDANLMEWDISMGLPPQVLGKKYDAIISTYALHHLTDEEKIAFIAKLRPLLKEDGKIFIGDIAFETREQHKQCRQESIEYWDDDEFYFVYEEIRSLLEDECDFYPISHCGGVLIL, from the coding sequence ATGTTAAGTAATCAGGGATTTAATTTGTGGGCAGATGAATATGATAAAACAGTTCAGTTAAGTGAGGAAAATAATCTCTATCCTTTTGCAGGCTATAAGGAAGTATTAAATGTGATTTTTAACGAAGTCATGCAAAAAGATAATTCAGAAATTTTAGATATCGGTTTTGGGACAGGTGTATTAACAAGCAAATTGTATGCAAATGGACACCAAATTGATGGCGTGGATTTTTCATCGAAAATGATTGCCATTGCACAATCGACTATGCCCGATGCCAATTTGATGGAATGGGACATATCAATGGGTCTCCCTCCACAGGTACTTGGCAAAAAGTATGATGCTATCATTAGCACGTATGCATTGCATCACTTAACAGACGAAGAGAAAATCGCATTCATAGCCAAATTAAGACCTTTGCTCAAGGAAGATGGCAAAATTTTTATTGGTGATATTGCTTTTGAAACAAGAGAGCAGCATAAGCAATGTCGACAAGAAAGTATTGAATATTGGGATGACGATGAATTTTATTTTGTTTATGAAGAAATCCGTTCCTTATTGGAAGATGAGTGTGACTTTTATCCAATTTCACATTGTGGTGGGGTATTGATTCTTTAA
- a CDS encoding CPBP family intramembrane glutamic endopeptidase, which yields MNTSAWQHDKWTWKEFTLLLLLEFIFVIVVVKYGVQSLYQTWFNNTLYSGTLTGLTIAIVLMVGLYFIALRPQKLSWGEVGIKKFSAKYWWKILIWLLITVVLSVAVLVLTSALGNSIDNSKTESLQQNINWFTILIGIISAGIISPIYEEIFYRGFIYRWIRVRLGVKWGILLSSLIFTIAHFPTLNAMPVNFITGVMFAWAYEKTGSVIPAMIIHGVFNTIAVLLTVTG from the coding sequence ATGAATACTTCTGCATGGCAGCATGATAAATGGACGTGGAAGGAATTTACGTTATTGTTATTGCTCGAATTCATTTTCGTCATTGTGGTTGTTAAATACGGCGTCCAATCGCTATATCAAACTTGGTTTAATAATACCTTATATTCAGGAACACTGACTGGACTAACCATAGCGATTGTACTGATGGTGGGATTGTATTTTATCGCCCTGCGCCCGCAAAAGCTTTCCTGGGGGGAAGTCGGGATAAAAAAATTTTCCGCAAAGTATTGGTGGAAGATCCTGATATGGTTATTAATAACGGTTGTTTTAAGTGTCGCAGTATTAGTACTAACAAGCGCATTAGGGAATAGCATAGACAATAGCAAGACCGAAAGCCTCCAACAAAATATTAATTGGTTTACGATTCTCATTGGAATTATTTCTGCGGGCATCATCTCACCAATTTACGAAGAGATATTTTATCGGGGGTTTATTTACCGCTGGATAAGAGTAAGGCTTGGTGTGAAATGGGGGATTTTGCTTAGTTCACTAATCTTTACAATCGCGCATTTTCCAACTTTAAATGCAATGCCAGTGAATTTTATCACCGGTGTGATGTTTGCATGGGCATATGAAAAGACGGGTTCTGTAATTCCAGCGATGATTATTCATGGGGTATTTAATACGATAGCCGTTTTATTGACAGTTACAGGATAA
- a CDS encoding YibE/F family protein, with protein sequence MNVLVLLAGLLFVFMAIIGGRKGIRSFIALFLNFGVIIITLFFMNDPTINPVYLTLIACVFISCINLFYINEVNWTTKTAFLATILTTIVLVILISIITNSAMIQGFGEEETEEMGMFSFYIGLDFVKIAVSVIIMSTIGAITDAAIAIASPMREMHYHHPNIDRKELFRFGLSIGRDILGTSTNTLFFAFFGGYLALLIWFKDLSYSLGEIVNSKVFSSELITICCAAIGVTLVIPITAYITAYFLVRKQADSAKSKK encoded by the coding sequence ATGAATGTATTAGTTTTACTTGCCGGACTGTTATTCGTATTTATGGCAATCATCGGTGGGAGAAAAGGGATTCGGTCATTTATTGCCTTGTTTCTAAATTTCGGTGTTATAATCATCACCTTGTTCTTTATGAATGACCCTACTATCAATCCGGTCTATTTAACATTAATTGCCTGTGTATTCATTAGCTGTATTAACCTTTTTTACATTAATGAAGTAAACTGGACAACGAAAACAGCCTTTTTAGCAACGATACTGACGACCATTGTATTAGTCATCTTAATCTCTATAATCACAAATAGCGCGATGATACAGGGCTTTGGTGAAGAGGAAACCGAGGAAATGGGCATGTTTTCATTTTATATAGGGCTTGATTTTGTCAAAATCGCGGTATCCGTCATTATTATGAGTACGATTGGTGCCATTACAGATGCAGCGATCGCCATTGCTTCACCTATGCGAGAAATGCATTATCATCACCCAAATATTGACCGAAAAGAGCTATTTCGATTTGGTTTAAGTATAGGGAGAGATATTTTAGGGACGAGTACCAATACCTTATTTTTCGCTTTTTTTGGTGGTTACTTAGCCTTACTGATCTGGTTTAAGGATCTTTCTTATTCATTAGGGGAAATCGTCAATTCAAAAGTATTCAGCAGTGAATTGATTACGATTTGTTGTGCAGCGATTGGCGTTACACTCGTTATTCCAATTACGGCTTATATTACTGCCTATTTTTTAGTAAGGAAACAGGCAGATTCAGCGAAATCTAAAAAGTAG
- a CDS encoding ankyrin repeat domain-containing protein, producing the protein MKKIILEDYRMNSNVRDLFKSIESNDVEALHKVLISNPALANKENEQGLTPLGFAAHFGNKDIVQLLLNFNADINAVSHSKIEYIPSNTALHAAIAGTRNLEVIELLLNNQANTNIFDSNGHTAIHTAVFHDDNIELINLLIKHGASVQAKAEGGKTALELAIELGSHQVAEKLRHVIETA; encoded by the coding sequence ATGAAAAAAATTATACTGGAGGATTACAGGATGAATTCAAATGTGAGGGATCTATTCAAATCGATTGAATCAAATGACGTGGAAGCATTACACAAAGTACTTATTTCAAACCCTGCCTTAGCCAATAAAGAAAATGAGCAGGGGTTAACGCCTTTAGGATTTGCTGCGCATTTTGGAAATAAGGATATTGTACAACTTCTATTAAATTTCAATGCAGATATAAATGCTGTTTCCCATTCTAAGATAGAATATATCCCATCAAATACAGCTCTGCATGCAGCCATTGCAGGAACACGAAATTTAGAAGTCATTGAACTACTTTTAAATAATCAAGCGAACACAAATATCTTTGATAGCAATGGTCATACAGCTATACATACGGCTGTGTTTCATGATGATAACATCGAACTAATTAACCTTCTTATTAAACATGGGGCCTCTGTTCAAGCAAAGGCTGAAGGTGGAAAAACGGCATTAGAATTAGCAATCGAGCTAGGGAGCCATCAAGTAGCTGAAAAATTACGCCACGTTATTGAAACTGCCTAA
- a CDS encoding histidine phosphatase family protein, whose protein sequence is MTKFLLIRHCAAEGQEPEAALTEAGLEQAQQLADFLETYPIDRIISSPFTRTIHTITPYALKHNLHIEIDDRLKERVLSAKHLPDWKDKLQRSFKDMHLEFPGGESSLKATTRILSLLYELNTEDIQTIALVTHGNLSALLLNLLSSNFGFEQWAQLTNPDV, encoded by the coding sequence TTGACCAAGTTCCTATTAATTAGACATTGCGCAGCAGAAGGACAAGAACCCGAAGCAGCATTAACAGAAGCTGGATTGGAACAAGCACAGCAATTAGCCGATTTTCTAGAAACGTACCCGATTGACCGAATCATCTCCAGCCCTTTTACAAGAACAATCCATACCATTACGCCTTATGCGCTAAAACATAATCTTCACATTGAAATCGATGATCGTTTAAAGGAACGGGTCTTAAGCGCAAAGCATCTACCCGATTGGAAAGACAAATTACAACGCAGCTTTAAGGATATGCATCTAGAATTTCCTGGTGGCGAATCGAGCCTGAAAGCGACCACGCGCATTCTTTCCTTGCTTTATGAGCTAAATACTGAAGATATCCAAACAATTGCACTGGTGACACACGGCAATCTTAGCGCACTACTGTTAAACCTACTTTCATCAAATTTTGGTTTTGAACAATGGGCGCAATTAACGAATCCTGATGTTTAA
- the hepT gene encoding type VII toxin-antitoxin system HepT family RNase toxin: MNRIHEGNPDNLRELTKQESIILNIQRACEASIDLAMHIVSEQKLGVPKARHVSFKLLQKAGIINANLTNTLMNISTILKILRRSCYSLKHNYFRLNENDILSIVKDYLLAQLDIEQSQGKLEIIQTENEGI; this comes from the coding sequence ATGAACCGAATTCATGAGGGTAATCCCGACAACCTAAGAGAGCTCACAAAACAAGAAAGTATCATCTTAAATATTCAGCGTGCCTGTGAAGCAAGTATCGATTTAGCGATGCATATTGTAAGTGAACAAAAACTTGGTGTTCCAAAAGCTCGCCATGTAAGTTTTAAGTTATTACAAAAAGCGGGAATCATCAATGCGAATTTGACAAATACATTAATGAACATATCGACGATTTTAAAAATTTTACGAAGGTCGTGTTACAGCTTGAAGCATAACTATTTCAGGTTAAATGAAAATGATATTTTAAGTATTGTAAAAGATTACTTACTGGCTCAACTAGACATTGAACAATCACAGGGTAAATTAGAAATCATTCAAACAGAAAACGAAGGAATCTAA